A single region of the Acidithiobacillus acidisediminis genome encodes:
- a CDS encoding undecaprenyl-diphosphate phosphatase → MVHHFYLFFLAALQGVTELFPISSLGHSILVPAIFRWPINRDASWFLPFIVVLHLGTLAALLSFFWRDWVSLLGAFLRDRGRPRSAETRLLWLLVLASIPAGLLGLALAHRIKDLFGGFSFAAVALMVNGILLIWGDRLRAREPSHNLEKLSWQRALVIGFAQSLALIPGFSRSGATLVAGIGVGLDYANSARFSFLLATPIIGAAGLLEVPKLVHQHLQHGLLGVIIIAGVISAIFAWFSVWFLMRYFHQHEIKALRPFGIYCILFGIFALIVGNGGL, encoded by the coding sequence ATGGTCCATCATTTTTATCTGTTTTTCCTTGCGGCGTTGCAAGGCGTTACCGAGCTTTTCCCGATCTCCAGTCTCGGGCATAGCATTCTCGTGCCGGCCATCTTCCGCTGGCCCATCAATCGCGATGCCTCCTGGTTTTTGCCCTTTATCGTTGTCTTACACCTCGGTACGTTGGCGGCATTACTCAGCTTTTTTTGGCGCGACTGGGTTTCACTGCTTGGTGCCTTTCTGCGCGATCGGGGACGGCCACGCAGCGCTGAGACTAGGCTGCTCTGGCTCCTGGTACTGGCAAGCATTCCCGCTGGACTCCTGGGTCTTGCCCTTGCGCATCGAATCAAGGACCTCTTCGGTGGCTTCAGCTTTGCTGCCGTGGCCCTGATGGTCAATGGCATTCTGCTCATCTGGGGGGATCGTCTGCGTGCCCGGGAACCGAGCCACAACCTCGAAAAACTGAGCTGGCAGCGCGCCTTGGTCATCGGTTTCGCACAATCTTTGGCGCTGATTCCTGGCTTTTCCCGCTCTGGCGCAACCCTCGTTGCCGGTATTGGCGTAGGGCTCGACTACGCCAATTCAGCGCGCTTTTCCTTCTTGCTGGCAACCCCAATCATCGGCGCTGCTGGCCTACTCGAAGTTCCTAAATTGGTGCATCAACATCTGCAGCATGGACTTTTGGGCGTCATTATCATCGCCGGCGTCATCTCCGCCATCTTTGCCTGGTTTTCCGTTTGGTTCCTGATGCGCTATTTTCATCAACACGAAATCAAGGCACTACGGCCTTTCGGAATCTACTGTATTCTCTTTGGCATCTTTGCACTGATTGTGGGCAATGGTGGCCTGTAA
- a CDS encoding cytochrome o ubiquinol oxidase subunit IV: MSHGHDNPILHPEVQMSSTRGYFTGFLISLLLMLAATAMVSSHAFPPFGLLLVITVCAAIAIIAQIYFLLHLDVSEHNIWNTVSLVLFIPLFIITIGLTWWMFSQLYLRTMPMMPGMH; encoded by the coding sequence ATGAGTCATGGTCACGACAATCCGATCTTGCACCCGGAAGTACAGATGTCGAGTACGCGGGGATATTTTACCGGCTTCCTGATTTCCTTGTTGTTGATGCTGGCGGCGACGGCAATGGTCTCTTCCCACGCCTTTCCGCCGTTTGGTCTCCTTTTGGTGATTACGGTTTGCGCCGCCATTGCCATCATCGCGCAGATCTACTTTTTGCTGCATCTTGATGTCTCGGAGCACAACATCTGGAATACGGTGTCGTTGGTGCTCTTTATTCCGTTATTCATCATTACCATTGGCTTGACCTGGTGGATGTTCTCGCAGCTGTACCTGCGCACCATGCCAATGATGCCAGGAATGCACTAG
- a CDS encoding cbb3-type cytochrome c oxidase subunit I, which yields MLVQVPGGWNPILGRLAIDQIPYTNPIIAPLFVAVVIGGIIILGLITYYQKWGYLWKEWLTTVDHKKLGVMYIILGLVMLFRGFVDGLMIRTQQVWANGPQSSGVFGAVHGYLTPFHFGQVYSAHGLIMILLAATPLLVGFMNIIVPIQIGARDMAYPYLNALGLWITAAAVGLIMISLFVGDFAHNGWFGYAPIFELQYSPGVGVDYWIWTLELTALGTTLGGINLIATIVKMRAPGMTWFKLPIFTWASLSANIIALTSFPALQVALFLVACDRYFGSHFFTAGFGGNLMLYTNLFWIWGHPEVYFVILPAFGMMSEIFPAFSEKPLFGYITMVAASFAIAGVSWLVWLHHFFTMGAGPDVNSAFSVATMLVGIPTGVKVFNWAFTMYRGRITYTAAMLWAIGALFLLLIGGLTGMMLAIPAINYMVHNSVFVIAHFHCMLLTIVYAIFGAVIFWFPKVFGFKLDEFWAKTMFWLFTGGTALVFVPMYMLGFMGETRRLDYVFNTAWHPYLLTEEIGIAVYCLSVVAFFVLLYVSIRDRVKNRVGQDAWGTSRSLEWVTHSPVPFYNFAVTPHVNARDELAWRRHNGINEAQPTQYVDIHMPNNTGVAIYIGALTFVLGFALTWRVWWLCLLSLLAIIVLMIVRSWRGDPGYIVTAAELEQMERKAMQRQQQVEGHLPHAGGQHAIPGGAMAYEGQSVRPLGTPPSTGDQH from the coding sequence ATGCTCGTTCAAGTGCCTGGGGGCTGGAACCCCATACTGGGGAGACTGGCCATAGACCAGATCCCCTATACGAACCCGATTATCGCGCCACTCTTTGTGGCCGTGGTCATCGGTGGAATCATCATCTTGGGACTCATCACCTATTACCAGAAATGGGGATATCTCTGGAAAGAGTGGTTGACCACCGTCGATCACAAAAAGCTCGGGGTGATGTATATCATCCTCGGTTTGGTGATGCTGTTCCGTGGCTTTGTTGACGGACTCATGATTCGTACCCAGCAAGTCTGGGCCAACGGGCCGCAGTCCTCCGGTGTTTTTGGTGCCGTGCATGGTTACCTGACGCCATTCCATTTTGGACAGGTCTACAGTGCCCATGGCCTGATCATGATCCTGCTCGCGGCCACGCCGTTGCTGGTCGGCTTCATGAATATCATCGTGCCGATTCAGATTGGTGCGCGGGATATGGCCTATCCCTATCTCAATGCCTTAGGTCTGTGGATCACCGCGGCAGCCGTCGGCTTGATCATGATCTCTCTCTTCGTCGGTGACTTTGCGCACAACGGTTGGTTTGGTTACGCACCGATCTTTGAACTGCAATACAGTCCCGGTGTGGGGGTTGATTACTGGATCTGGACCCTGGAACTGACCGCCTTGGGTACGACGCTGGGTGGTATCAACCTGATTGCCACCATCGTCAAGATGCGTGCCCCTGGTATGACCTGGTTCAAGCTGCCAATTTTCACCTGGGCCAGCCTGTCCGCCAACATCATTGCCTTGACTTCCTTTCCGGCTTTGCAGGTAGCGCTTTTTCTGGTTGCCTGTGACCGCTACTTTGGCTCGCATTTCTTTACGGCGGGCTTTGGCGGCAACTTGATGTTGTACACCAATCTATTCTGGATCTGGGGTCACCCGGAGGTGTACTTCGTGATTCTGCCGGCCTTCGGCATGATGTCGGAAATCTTCCCTGCCTTCAGTGAGAAGCCGCTGTTCGGTTACATCACGATGGTGGCGGCGAGCTTCGCCATTGCCGGCGTATCGTGGCTGGTATGGTTGCACCACTTCTTTACCATGGGTGCCGGTCCCGACGTCAACAGTGCCTTCAGTGTGGCAACCATGCTGGTGGGCATTCCTACTGGTGTGAAGGTCTTCAACTGGGCCTTTACCATGTACCGCGGCCGCATCACTTATACCGCCGCCATGCTCTGGGCCATCGGTGCGTTGTTCCTGCTCTTGATTGGTGGCTTGACCGGTATGATGTTGGCGATTCCTGCCATCAACTACATGGTGCACAACAGCGTCTTTGTGATTGCGCACTTCCACTGCATGTTGCTGACGATCGTCTATGCCATCTTTGGCGCAGTGATCTTCTGGTTTCCCAAGGTCTTTGGTTTCAAGCTCGATGAGTTCTGGGCTAAGACCATGTTCTGGCTCTTCACTGGTGGCACGGCGCTGGTTTTCGTGCCGATGTACATGCTCGGCTTCATGGGCGAGACGCGGCGCCTCGATTACGTCTTCAACACCGCGTGGCATCCCTATCTGCTCACGGAAGAGATCGGTATCGCCGTCTACTGTCTGTCGGTGGTGGCCTTTTTCGTGCTGCTTTACGTGAGTATTCGCGATCGGGTGAAGAACCGTGTGGGCCAGGATGCCTGGGGAACTTCGCGTTCTCTGGAATGGGTGACCCATTCGCCGGTGCCGTTCTACAACTTTGCCGTGACGCCGCATGTCAATGCGCGTGATGAATTGGCTTGGCGCCGTCACAACGGCATCAATGAAGCGCAACCGACGCAATATGTCGACATCCACATGCCGAACAACACTGGCGTGGCAATCTATATTGGCGCTTTGACCTTCGTCTTGGGCTTTGCCCTGACTTGGCGGGTCTGGTGGCTCTGCCTGTTGAGCCTGCTGGCCATCATCGTGCTGATGATCGTCCGTTCCTGGCGTGGTGATCCGGGGTACATCGTCACCGCTGCAGAGTTGGAGCAGATGGAGCGCAAGGCCATGCAGCGCCAGCAGCAGGTGGAGGGACATCTTCCCCATGCTGGTGGACAGCATGCAATACCCGGCGGGGCAATGGCCTATGAGGGGCAATCCGTTCGCCCCCTGGGTACGCCACCGAGTACTGGGGATCAGCACTGA
- the carB gene encoding carbamoyl-phosphate synthase large subunit, producing MPRREDLRSVLIIGAGPIVIGQACEFDYSGVQACKALREEGCRVILVNSNPATIMTDPQTADAVYIEPVEWETVARIIERERPDAILPTMGGQTALNCALDLHREGVLDRFGVQLIGASIAAIREAEDRGLFKKAMEEIGLEVARSAFAHHLDEAREIAENIGYPVIIRPSFTLGGTGGGVAYNREEFEEIVTRGLDASPTHEVLIEESVIGWKEFEMEVVRDRADNCIIICSIENLDPMGVHTGDSITVAPAQTLTDREYQVMRDASIAVLRRIGVDTGGSNVQFAVNPRNGRQLVIEMNPRVSRSSALASKATGFPIAKVAAKLALGYTLDELRNDITQATPASFEPSIDYVVTKIPRFAFEKFPDADAHLTTQMKSVGEVMAMGRSFQESLQKALRGLETGMDGLNELDSSKDLDAAQMEQALRNPGPERLWQVADAFRRGWSLAQVQELTQIDPWFLEQIAELVETENGLRGLALASLDKLTLRRLKRLGFSDRRLAQLLGCRESALREHRQKLGIRPVYKRVDTCAAEFHSPTPYLYSTYEDECEAKPSTRKKIVILGGGPNRIGQGIEFDYCCVHAAMAMREDGYESIMVNCNPETVSTDYDTSDRLYFEPLTLEDVLEIIHVERPEGVIVQFGGQTPLKLANDLAAAGVPIIGTSPDSIDLAEDRERFQQLLQRLQLRQPENAIARSGSEALQHARALGYPLVVRPSYVLGGRAMRIVYAEDDLERYMQEAVRVSEDQPVLLDRFLNNALEVDIDAVADGQRVLVAGIMEHIEQAGVHSGDSACCLPPYSLPMEIQTRLRQQTEALGKALGVVGLMNCQFAVQGADIFVLEVNPRASRTVPFVSKAAGIPLAKIAARCMAGKTLAEQGVEEITLGQHFSVKEAVFPFLKFPGVDVLLGPEMKSTGEVMGIGSSFGEAFLKAQIAAGEHLPRQGTVFLSVRDADKEGIITVARELHRLGFTLIATRGTAKYLEQAGLEVAAVNKVTEGRPHIVDAIKNGKVQIIINTVDERQSVRDSFSIRRAALQMGLTYYTTLAGATAGAAALSVLLSQERSVVCLQDLASQSPSRRSV from the coding sequence ATGCCTCGGCGTGAAGATCTACGGAGTGTGCTGATCATCGGTGCCGGCCCCATTGTCATTGGCCAGGCCTGCGAGTTCGATTATTCCGGTGTGCAGGCATGCAAGGCCCTGCGCGAGGAAGGGTGCCGGGTCATCCTGGTCAACTCGAATCCCGCCACCATCATGACCGATCCACAGACTGCAGATGCGGTCTACATCGAGCCGGTGGAATGGGAGACCGTTGCCCGCATCATCGAACGGGAACGACCCGACGCCATCCTCCCCACCATGGGAGGCCAGACTGCCCTGAACTGCGCGTTGGACTTGCATCGTGAAGGGGTGCTCGATCGTTTCGGCGTGCAGCTGATTGGCGCCAGTATCGCCGCCATCCGCGAGGCCGAAGATCGCGGTCTGTTCAAAAAGGCCATGGAAGAGATTGGCCTGGAGGTCGCGCGCTCCGCCTTTGCCCACCACCTCGACGAGGCGCGGGAAATTGCTGAAAACATTGGCTACCCAGTGATCATTCGCCCCTCTTTCACCCTCGGCGGCACCGGTGGAGGCGTCGCCTATAATCGCGAAGAGTTTGAAGAAATCGTCACCCGCGGGCTGGATGCCAGCCCCACCCACGAAGTCTTGATCGAAGAGTCGGTGATCGGCTGGAAAGAGTTCGAGATGGAAGTGGTGCGTGACCGTGCCGACAACTGCATCATCATCTGCTCGATCGAAAACCTGGATCCCATGGGGGTTCATACCGGTGACTCCATCACCGTGGCACCGGCTCAGACCCTGACGGATCGCGAATATCAGGTCATGCGCGACGCTTCCATTGCCGTGTTGCGGCGCATCGGCGTCGACACCGGGGGCTCGAATGTGCAGTTTGCCGTCAACCCGCGCAACGGGCGGCAACTGGTCATCGAAATGAATCCACGGGTGTCCCGTTCCTCCGCGCTGGCCTCCAAGGCGACGGGTTTTCCCATCGCCAAGGTAGCGGCCAAACTGGCGCTGGGCTACACCCTCGATGAACTGCGCAACGACATCACCCAGGCAACACCTGCCAGCTTCGAACCCAGCATCGACTATGTGGTGACGAAGATTCCCCGCTTTGCCTTCGAGAAATTTCCCGATGCCGACGCCCATCTCACTACCCAGATGAAATCGGTGGGTGAGGTCATGGCTATGGGCCGCAGCTTCCAAGAGTCCCTGCAGAAAGCCCTGCGCGGGCTGGAAACGGGGATGGATGGCCTGAATGAGCTGGACAGCAGTAAGGACCTGGATGCGGCGCAGATGGAGCAGGCCTTGCGCAACCCTGGCCCCGAGCGCCTCTGGCAAGTTGCCGATGCGTTCCGCCGCGGTTGGAGCCTCGCCCAGGTACAGGAATTGACCCAGATCGATCCCTGGTTTCTCGAACAGATTGCCGAGCTGGTGGAAACCGAAAATGGCTTGCGTGGCCTCGCCCTCGCCAGTCTCGACAAACTCACGCTACGTCGCCTCAAGCGCCTGGGCTTCTCCGATCGACGCCTGGCGCAACTGCTTGGCTGCCGCGAGTCGGCGCTACGAGAGCATCGCCAGAAACTCGGCATCCGCCCCGTATACAAGCGGGTGGACACCTGTGCAGCAGAGTTTCACTCGCCTACCCCCTACCTCTACTCTACCTATGAAGACGAGTGCGAGGCGAAGCCCAGCACCCGCAAGAAAATCGTGATTCTTGGGGGTGGACCCAACCGCATCGGCCAAGGGATCGAGTTCGATTATTGTTGTGTGCATGCGGCTATGGCCATGCGTGAGGATGGCTACGAAAGCATCATGGTCAACTGCAATCCGGAAACGGTATCGACGGACTATGACACCTCCGATCGACTCTATTTCGAGCCGCTCACCTTGGAGGATGTGCTGGAAATCATCCACGTCGAGCGTCCCGAGGGGGTCATCGTCCAGTTTGGGGGCCAAACCCCACTCAAGCTCGCCAACGACCTCGCTGCGGCGGGGGTGCCGATCATTGGTACCAGCCCCGACTCCATCGATCTGGCCGAGGACCGAGAACGCTTTCAGCAGTTGTTGCAGCGCCTGCAACTGCGCCAGCCAGAAAACGCCATTGCCCGGAGTGGCAGCGAGGCCCTGCAACACGCCCGCGCCCTGGGTTATCCGCTGGTCGTGCGTCCCTCCTACGTACTCGGTGGCCGCGCCATGCGGATCGTCTATGCTGAGGATGATCTGGAGCGCTACATGCAGGAAGCCGTGCGCGTTTCCGAGGATCAGCCGGTGCTGCTCGATCGTTTCCTGAACAATGCCTTGGAAGTGGATATCGACGCCGTGGCCGATGGGCAGCGCGTGCTCGTTGCGGGCATCATGGAGCACATTGAGCAAGCCGGCGTCCATAGTGGTGACTCTGCCTGCTGCTTACCCCCCTACTCCCTACCCATGGAGATACAGACCCGACTGCGGCAGCAAACCGAGGCATTGGGCAAGGCGCTCGGCGTAGTGGGTCTGATGAACTGCCAATTCGCTGTCCAGGGAGCAGATATTTTTGTACTGGAAGTGAACCCGCGTGCGTCTCGCACGGTGCCCTTCGTCTCCAAGGCGGCGGGCATTCCGTTGGCGAAGATTGCCGCGCGCTGCATGGCGGGCAAAACCCTGGCAGAACAGGGCGTGGAAGAAATCACCTTGGGTCAGCACTTCAGCGTCAAGGAAGCGGTCTTTCCTTTCCTCAAATTTCCCGGTGTTGATGTGCTGTTGGGTCCAGAGATGAAATCCACTGGCGAGGTCATGGGCATCGGCAGCAGTTTTGGCGAGGCCTTCCTCAAGGCACAGATTGCTGCAGGGGAGCACCTTCCGCGCCAAGGCACGGTCTTTTTGAGCGTGCGCGATGCGGACAAGGAAGGCATCATCACCGTAGCACGAGAGCTGCATCGCCTGGGCTTTACCTTGATCGCCACGCGCGGCACTGCCAAGTACCTCGAGCAAGCCGGCCTGGAGGTCGCGGCAGTCAACAAGGTGACGGAAGGCCGCCCCCACATCGTCGATGCCATCAAGAATGGCAAAGTACAGATCATCATCAATACCGTCGATGAGCGGCAGTCGGTGCGCGACTCCTTCAGCATCCGTCGTGCCGCCCTGCAGATGGGGCTCACCTACTACACCACCTTGGCCGGCGCCACGGCGGGTGCCGCGGCTCTGAGTGTACTGCTGAGCCAAGAACGTAGCGTTGTTTGTTTGCAGGATCTGGCTAGCCAGTCCCCTTCCCGGAGATCAGTGTAA
- a CDS encoding MFS transporter codes for MTSREKKAVFGLSFIYMTRMLGLFMLMPVLALDAHAMRDSTPFLLGLAVGIYGLAQAMLQFPFGSASDRFGRKPVLIFGLLLFILGSVLGAVTDNIWGVVLARVLQGAGAVSSVLLATAGDLTDDAHRTKAMAAIGGSISVAYVLGMALGPIIYGIAGLAAVFWGAAVLGALAFLPLLLVIPQIPEGQQRRMGSFRDALRIFAHPAVQAASVGIFILQMVLGASFVVLSPELLRAMGVTQGAIWEVYLPVMFGGIVVMLYPVIYAEKHKQHRRMLAISGVTIAIGALLMGLFAGFFWPVGIAAIIFFGGYNIASAILPSMMSRSTAPEQRGAASGVYSLMQFLGIFAGGVVGGWGLGWIGVQGVFYILAVVGIALALQSTMAGGAVGKLLAAEERS; via the coding sequence ATGACCAGCCGTGAAAAGAAAGCCGTTTTTGGCTTGAGCTTTATTTATATGACGCGAATGCTCGGGCTATTCATGTTGATGCCCGTGCTTGCCCTCGATGCCCACGCCATGCGCGACAGCACACCGTTTTTGCTGGGACTGGCAGTAGGAATTTATGGCTTGGCGCAGGCGATGTTACAGTTTCCCTTTGGGAGCGCCTCGGATCGCTTTGGTCGCAAACCCGTACTGATTTTCGGTCTTCTGCTCTTTATCCTCGGTTCCGTACTTGGCGCAGTCACGGATAACATCTGGGGTGTGGTGCTGGCCCGTGTGCTGCAAGGAGCCGGGGCCGTGTCCTCGGTCTTATTGGCCACAGCGGGAGATCTCACCGATGATGCCCATCGCACCAAGGCAATGGCAGCGATTGGCGGGAGTATTTCCGTTGCCTACGTGCTGGGCATGGCGTTGGGACCAATCATCTATGGCATCGCCGGCCTTGCGGCAGTGTTTTGGGGGGCCGCAGTCCTCGGCGCACTGGCATTTCTACCGTTACTGTTGGTGATTCCGCAGATCCCGGAGGGACAGCAGCGGCGCATGGGCTCCTTCCGTGATGCCTTGCGCATATTCGCGCATCCGGCGGTGCAGGCAGCGAGTGTTGGTATTTTTATCCTGCAAATGGTTCTGGGCGCGAGCTTTGTGGTGCTTTCGCCGGAACTGCTGCGGGCCATGGGGGTGACCCAGGGTGCCATTTGGGAGGTCTATCTCCCCGTCATGTTCGGCGGCATTGTGGTCATGCTCTACCCTGTTATCTATGCCGAAAAACACAAGCAACATCGGCGCATGCTCGCTATTAGTGGGGTGACGATTGCCATTGGTGCCCTGCTGATGGGACTCTTTGCAGGTTTTTTTTGGCCAGTTGGCATCGCTGCCATTATCTTTTTTGGCGGCTATAACATAGCCTCCGCCATCCTGCCCTCCATGATGAGCCGATCTACCGCTCCAGAGCAGCGTGGGGCAGCCAGCGGTGTCTATTCCCTGATGCAGTTTCTCGGCATTTTCGCTGGCGGGGTAGTGGGCGGATGGGGTTTGGGCTGGATTGGGGTACAGGGGGTTTTCTATATCCTGGCAGTGGTTGGAATCGCCCTGGCTCTCCAAAGCACGATGGCTGGGGGTGCAGTAGGAAAATTGCTGGCGGCGGAAGAACGTTCCTGA
- a CDS encoding cytochrome C oxidase assembly protein, protein MSTAIENGRVGSLGQENIPHAVEPEMTPFVRVIGKLIGLALLAAIVAGVIEGMRSSGGVVDALVRALSTTEVGFAMVLILLGSLVEGFGYGLSLGTKWPYTRNIVILMLRSDPEAAHRVVATLVGLLALALAILAPGVNTLSGLGLIVVTALFGMGTLYVLAGKAPSLVHGTHGLLAYGVFLIYLVNLAYPGMNFWTYLGSIGALHALLLAVFLGGMTTGQRGFGQAIGAFVSPQKASQWTVAAHVSAALLLVATLGWYMPAFPVAFYLAVIQVAVGFLLFHSVNLKPKDPGILVAFHQGMVLSMSLAIVLVWR, encoded by the coding sequence ATGTCTACTGCTATTGAGAATGGTCGGGTCGGGTCGCTGGGGCAGGAGAATATCCCGCACGCGGTAGAACCGGAGATGACCCCCTTCGTACGGGTCATTGGCAAGCTGATTGGGCTGGCCCTATTGGCAGCCATCGTGGCTGGGGTAATTGAAGGGATGCGCAGCAGCGGCGGCGTGGTTGACGCCCTGGTGCGCGCCCTCTCTACCACCGAGGTCGGTTTTGCCATGGTGCTCATTCTCCTAGGGAGTCTGGTCGAAGGCTTTGGCTATGGCCTGTCTCTCGGGACCAAATGGCCCTACACGCGGAACATCGTCATTCTGATGTTACGCAGCGATCCCGAGGCTGCGCATCGGGTGGTCGCCACCTTGGTGGGTTTGCTAGCCTTGGCCTTGGCGATTCTGGCACCGGGCGTGAACACCCTTTCCGGCCTGGGACTCATTGTCGTGACTGCGCTGTTTGGCATGGGCACGCTCTATGTCCTAGCCGGCAAGGCCCCTTCCCTGGTTCATGGAACCCATGGGCTGCTCGCCTACGGGGTCTTTTTGATTTATCTCGTCAATCTGGCCTATCCGGGCATGAATTTCTGGACTTATCTCGGTTCCATAGGGGCATTGCATGCGCTTTTACTGGCGGTCTTCCTGGGTGGAATGACCACGGGCCAGCGTGGTTTCGGTCAGGCTATTGGCGCGTTTGTGAGTCCGCAGAAGGCCTCGCAGTGGACCGTTGCGGCACATGTTTCTGCGGCACTACTGTTGGTCGCGACTTTGGGCTGGTATATGCCGGCTTTCCCCGTCGCGTTTTATCTGGCGGTGATCCAGGTCGCCGTTGGCTTCCTGTTGTTCCATTCGGTCAATCTCAAGCCCAAGGATCCAGGGATCCTGGTGGCCTTCCATCAAGGCATGGTGCTCTCCATGAGCCTCGCCATCGTCTTGGTCTGGCGTTAA
- a CDS encoding cytochrome c oxidase subunit 3: MSAHNSPDPKTAVLWDTHYHGHDVISTRSFGYFLYLLSDGMLFATLFAAYGVLSYSHSYFNGPTPADFVHPWYTFTQTVALFLSVLAYGMGMSAVKKGNKAGLMNGLVAAFVLGAIFLGLDIHDMMDLAAHGITVQTSGGTSAFIVLTQVHAAHIFFGLIWILVMMTQIVGKGFTIETVGRLLSLRMFWHLQAIIWVFVYVFVYLWGYMS, from the coding sequence ATGAGTGCACACAATTCACCCGATCCAAAGACAGCGGTGCTGTGGGATACCCACTATCACGGTCATGACGTGATCTCTACGCGGAGCTTTGGCTATTTTCTGTATCTATTGAGCGACGGCATGCTTTTTGCGACCTTGTTCGCGGCGTACGGCGTGCTGAGCTATTCCCACAGTTATTTCAATGGCCCGACACCAGCGGATTTTGTTCATCCCTGGTACACCTTTACCCAGACCGTGGCGCTCTTCCTGAGCGTGTTGGCTTATGGCATGGGCATGAGCGCAGTCAAAAAGGGGAACAAGGCTGGTCTCATGAACGGTTTGGTTGCTGCCTTCGTACTGGGGGCGATTTTTCTGGGTCTCGACATTCACGACATGATGGACCTTGCCGCCCATGGCATCACCGTGCAAACCAGTGGCGGTACCTCGGCCTTCATCGTTCTGACGCAAGTCCATGCTGCCCACATCTTTTTTGGCTTGATATGGATTCTGGTGATGATGACCCAGATCGTGGGTAAAGGTTTTACCATCGAAACGGTGGGGCGTTTGCTGAGCTTGCGCATGTTCTGGCATCTGCAGGCCATCATCTGGGTCTTTGTCTATGTCTTCGTATATCTGTGGGGATACATGTCATGA
- the greA gene encoding transcription elongation factor GreA gives MSDKIPMTVVGAQRLREELQRLKSKDRPAVIEAIAEARAKGDLSENAEYDAAKEQQGFIEGRIREIEDFIARAQIIDPKSLNAGDRIVFGATVELEDEEGQAITYQIVGDAEADIKENKISISSPVARALIGKHEGDSIEVNAPGGTREYSILSVRYL, from the coding sequence ATGAGTGATAAAATCCCGATGACCGTCGTCGGCGCCCAACGTTTGCGTGAAGAGTTACAACGCCTCAAAAGCAAAGATCGTCCTGCGGTGATCGAGGCCATTGCCGAAGCAAGGGCCAAGGGCGACCTCTCCGAAAACGCCGAATATGACGCGGCGAAGGAACAACAGGGTTTTATCGAGGGACGGATTCGGGAGATCGAGGACTTCATCGCGCGCGCGCAAATCATTGATCCCAAGTCTCTCAATGCTGGCGATCGCATCGTCTTTGGGGCCACGGTAGAGCTCGAGGATGAGGAAGGGCAGGCCATTACCTATCAGATCGTCGGTGATGCGGAGGCGGACATCAAGGAAAACAAGATCTCCATCAGCTCTCCTGTCGCCCGTGCCCTGATCGGTAAACACGAAGGCGACAGCATCGAAGTCAACGCCCCCGGCGGAACCAGAGAATATAGCATTCTCAGCGTTCGCTATCTCTGA
- a CDS encoding heme o synthase, giving the protein MAKSLGESSPLLLPSPGSALQLLRDLWVLAKARVVSLLVFTAAVGELLAPGGIQHWPAAIAGLVGIALAGGAGGVLNQIVEPELDQHMRRTHRRPLAEGRIGRHGAILYALLLLAVAVTVLWIWTNPLTLALTLLGTVGYGVVYTLYLKPSTPWNIVWGGLAGALPPLIGWTAVTGSMAALPLLLVALIFVWTPAHFWPLAIYCRRDYAKACIPMLPVTHGVDRTRREVLLYAVATWIVSLVPAFLNHDWIYGGIAWIAGAWFVGMALRLRKLPEGTEMDLYARKMFAFSITYLFLLFTALLLGKVVMAYGLL; this is encoded by the coding sequence ATGGCGAAATCTCTCGGTGAGTCCTCCCCCCTTCTATTGCCCAGCCCGGGTTCCGCGCTGCAATTGCTGCGCGATCTTTGGGTCCTGGCCAAGGCGCGGGTAGTCTCCTTGTTGGTCTTTACCGCCGCGGTGGGAGAACTGCTCGCGCCGGGAGGTATCCAGCACTGGCCGGCGGCCATTGCCGGGCTGGTCGGCATCGCCCTCGCCGGTGGCGCTGGCGGGGTCTTGAATCAGATCGTCGAACCCGAACTCGACCAGCACATGCGGCGCACCCATCGGCGTCCCCTGGCGGAAGGTCGAATTGGTCGCCACGGTGCCATCCTTTATGCCCTGCTTCTGCTGGCCGTGGCGGTGACGGTGTTGTGGATTTGGACCAACCCGCTGACACTGGCCCTTACGCTGTTGGGTACGGTCGGCTACGGTGTGGTCTATACCCTCTACCTCAAACCAAGCACTCCGTGGAATATCGTTTGGGGGGGGCTCGCCGGTGCCTTGCCTCCCCTGATCGGGTGGACGGCAGTCACCGGTTCCATGGCCGCCTTGCCCCTGCTTCTGGTGGCGCTGATCTTTGTCTGGACTCCAGCCCACTTCTGGCCACTGGCCATCTACTGCCGTCGTGACTACGCCAAGGCCTGCATCCCCATGCTGCCGGTAACGCACGGTGTGGACCGTACGCGTCGAGAAGTTCTCCTCTACGCCGTGGCAACCTGGATCGTCAGTCTGGTGCCTGCCTTTCTGAATCACGACTGGATCTATGGCGGTATCGCCTGGATAGCCGGTGCCTGGTTCGTCGGCATGGCCCTACGCCTGCGCAAGCTACCCGAAGGGACGGAGATGGATCTGTACGCGCGAAAGATGTTTGCCTTCTCCATCACCTATCTCTTCTTGCTCTTCACCGCCCTGCTGCTGGGCAAGGTCGTGATGGCGTATGGCCTCCTCTAA